A window of Fusarium oxysporum Fo47 chromosome II, complete sequence genomic DNA:
CAGGGGAATGTACAAGTTCACTCCAGGATGAACTTGATACCAGCAAGGAGATTCCCAATGAATGTCTTCGTAGCACTAAGTGTTGGAAACATCCAAAAGACATGGGGTAACCCTTCGTACATGTCgagcttgaccttgaccctTTTGCTGCGAAGTTCATGCTCCATGGCTACGTTATCGTCTCGCAGAGGGTCCGCTCCGCAGGCAACAAGATAGACGGATGGAAACTTGTTTAGGTGTGACGAGAGTAGAGGGAATAGCCACTCATCATCGGCATGCTTGTTGAGACCAGTCGATGCTGTATCAGGCGTCAGTAGCTTCTTGGTAATCATAGCCCGTCTCGTTACTTACCGttgatcatcttggctgtctgCCCGTCAATGATTGGGGCATCAGTAGCGTTCTCTTCCATGGACTTCATGAGGTGCTGGAGATGCTTTGGCACGTTGGCTTCATGAACTGTACCTCCAGCCATGTTGATCACTCCTTTGAGCTGTCCCTCCCGTCCAAGTTCAATGAGCCTGTGAGCGGTGGCAAGGGAGAGTGTACCACCACATGAGCTGCCAAGCATAAAGACGCGCCTCTGGTCTCCACCTAACTTGGAGGCGTTTTCGTAGGTCTGCAAGTTATCAGTCAGAAATACTATTGACATTGGAGAAGTAAAAGTCACTTACCCATGAGAATCCGTCAAAGACGTCCTGAAAAACGACCTTGATATCAACTGCTGGGGTAAGACGATACTCAACAGAGACTATTATGCAAGGATACATCGATGCAATCAGTCTGCACAAGCCATCTTCCATATCAATGGATCCATCAGAGAAGCCACCTCCGTGACAGAAAACGCCAATTGGTAAGACTTCCTTGGAGTCTTTTGGCTTGTAAATACGAACAGTAACGTTTTCGTTAATATTCTCGTCCGCTACGCTACATAAGCTGAGTAAGAGGCCTTGGATGTGCTGTACACTTACCGATCTCAAGCCCGTAATCCCGGGGAGGAGGCAGATGAGCTTTGATGTACTTCGCAATAGCCTCTCCGCCAGCACGATAATTCTCCATAGTCCCGCCGAGGACAAGTCGACCACCCAGTTCCTTCTCGACCTGGAGCAGTTAGCCTCGTGATTGGTTATTCAGTGGATGGAGTCTTACCTCTAACCACTCAGGAGCTAAGTAAGGCGCCATCTTTCAATAATCAATATAATAGTGCAATTTCGTTGATAAAGGCGGGGAAAGTCTAGACGGATCTGCAATGCCAAGATGATGCGGTATGTCCTTCTAATCAAGCGCAGTTAGGTTGTTGACTGTTTATGTTCACCGCACGCTGACAAGAGGGCTCTGTCGCAACGAGGTTGGCGGAACATCCGCACTGACTACATACGTGCTCCGGAGGTTTATGCAAACTTTACCTTAGATACCCCGGAAGGGCTTCCGACCTGAAGTGCCATTGATCACTACAGGGTGTGACAGCTTCCACTACTTAGATCTCAATGTATTAGTCGGAGAAGCCGCAACATGGAGGGGGGATTATAACGATCGACGCGTGGATGGTGAGTCTCCGAGGTCAAGAGTCAGGCGGCTGGCTCGAATTCGGTTTGGCCGAGCTACAAAGGGTGAGGTATCGGAAGTTCCGAACTTGGAAAATAGGGGCTTGACGTTGCTAGCCATCACACGATACAGTTTTACGACTACCAATTAAACGCCCGGATAAATTGGAGGAACTAGTATTCAGACATCGTTTGCTCACTCCTGGCAAGACTGGAACTACAGAACAACAACCAAGCTCACGAACTCACAAGTCAATATGAATAAATGTATCTTTGTCGACGACTCCTGCAATCTGTCTATTCGCGACATACCAGAAACCTACCATCCCAAGGATAGCCAAGCCCTGGTCAAAGTCGAATACTCAGGCATCAATCCAGCCGACCTTAACCATCCAAAGGATCTGGGCATGAAGAACAACGTATGCGGCTATGAAGTCTGCGGCACCGTCATAGAAGCAGGAAGGACTAGTCGCTACGCAGTAGGGGACGTCGTCTTTGGATCCAACCATCCCGGACGCTCGAAACCAGGATATCATGGCGGCCATCAAGACTTTGCCATTGTGGAGTCAAACTTGATGTCAGCCAAATTACCCGATCAACTCCCTCGTGCAGATGCCGCTGCTCTCAGTATCATGGTGCGCTCAGCTGCAGATGCGTTGATGAATCATTTCGAGATCCCTTTCCCTGCTATAAGCGTCTTGGGGCCACCTCCTAATGGCGCCCTATTGGTTTGGGGCGGTGCGAGTAGCGTGGGGAGTGCCGCGATACAGCTCGCAAAGGCTATGGGAGTGAAATGGATATTCACGACTGCTTCGCCTGCCAACCATGAGGCGCTGCTTGAGCTCGGCGCAACAAAGTGTTTTAACTATCGAGATCCAGATGTCGTTAATGCTGTCAGGGCTGAATGCGAGGAAACTGGCGTCACAATCAGATATGTGCTAGACACAGTGTGCAAGACAGGCAGTCCTGGAACCATTGAGCAGTGTGAGTCGATTGCCACCGCACCAGATGTCACATTCGTCAGTTGCCTGCCCCAATTCAGTAAGCCACCACGATGGAGAATGGTTTTTGCTTCTAGGGAAATCGACAATCCTATCCCCTTCGAATTTCCTGGGGGTAATAAAGCAAATGCCGTGTGGGAGGCTCGGCTAGAGAGGGCGGTTGTTTGGGCTGCGAAGAACTACGGGACGCAATTCCGAATTCCCAATCTCAAGATTGTGGAGGGGGCTGAGAATGGAATACAGGCTATCAAGGATGTGAATGAAGGAAAGGTCAGCTTGACCAAGGTTGTCATCAAACACCCGCTTTAGGTTGTATTGGCCATGCATATACTTGCTCCTAGATCATAGGATTTATGCCATATAGATCTCAGATATAGCTATTATTGGCAGGCCAGTTTCTGTTCATCCCAAATAGCCCGAATATACTATCATCCAGAGTCTGCAGATCGCCTAGTTACCGTTCAGTATTCCATCTCTATCACGCTTTGGGACGCCATTAACTTACCTGATCCAACACATTGAGGATCCACCAAGAGCTGCCCCATAGCGATATCTCCAAAGTCTTGTAATAGTGGCGTGTTGTTATCTTTAGGCATGTGAATGCGCTCCCCAATCTTGATGAGTTGCTCAAAAGTAAAGCACAAATTCCCAGAGGCAAAGTTTCGACATTTCGATACCTGAAGTATTCTGATCGCTTCTTGAAATGCGTCTCTACTCTCTGGTCCATAGGTTTCTGGGTCCTGAGAAACGACCAGCAGGATTATAGCGAGTGACGACACGGTGAAATATTCGTATGAGCTTCGAAGACACTTTAACGGGACTGCCTTGTTGATTACACCAGAGCACAGAAAGATGGTGGCTTTGGCGCACTGGACACAGactgctgcggctgctgtCTTCTCTCGATCACCTTTGTATGAGTGAAGGAGAGGTTTCCGTAGTAGTATTCGAGCGTGACAGATCCGTACTTCTAGAAAGGTTTCTAGGTCATTCATAAGTACTTCATTCTGAAGAGGATCCCAAGGCTTGCTAGGTAAAGGTGTAGATCGGGCGGCCGCCGTGAGGTCTCGGAATTGGTCGCGTAGCCGTTGCACTTTGTAATCGAGATACTCTTTATGTTGCCGACCTTCTGCAACGCTCTTGGTTGAAGGCTTCAGCAGTCCGATTATCTCCGAGTTTAGACGCGTGTATTCCATGGTTACGACTAGGAAGGGCGCGGAAGTTCCCTTTTACCAAATTAAAATCTGTCAGCCAACCGACATCCTTTCCAGAATGACTTACAAGATCGAAGCACTTCTCATCTATGTCTTCGTCTTTCGTGGTATGGGGAAGGACCGTTGCGAAAGAAAACGTCCTGTCTAGTACGTATACACAGCAGAACAGCTCTCGTGGGGAAAATGAACCAGGGATTTCGACAGCCTTTTGAACCTCTTCTGGCGCTTGATGAAGACCAAGTTCGAAACATGTTCTCGATGCTAGACTGATGAGTCGCCACGCCTTCATGTGTTCAGATTTGTGGAAGAAGTACAGGCTCTGTTGTTAGAAAACTGTTAGTTCGGAAGCTGTTCGTTCAGAGTAAACATCTCACCATCAAGGTAGCCATGACAACATCTTCAGTATCTGGGCCTTTACCCATAACGAGCTTCTCCACCGACCAATCGACGTAGCGTTGGAGGTGACGTGCGAGAGGGTTTGTGCTATCATTTTCAACAAGGAGAGTTAGCCCTAGCAGGGCTTTGAGAATATCCACTTTAGTCAGGTTAACAGACGGTAGTTGTGTCGTGTGGTGAGCAGAACGTCCGAATACCGCATCCAAAACCGGTTCGGTGGAGTGAAGATCAACACACGGGTAAACGGGGTAAATTGTCTCCGCAAAGGTAATGAACAGCTGTCGAGCTTTGTCGTAGCCCAGCTCCAGGATTGATTCCAAGCAGTCGTCACTTGCAGAAGCAAGAGATTGCTCTAATGTCAGACATGGTTTGCTCGTTGGACCCTGGACGTCCTTCTCGACTTGGTCCACGATACCGTTAGTTTCGAGGCAAGATCTGGCTAAGCTGAAAGTATCAACAAAGCTTGAGCGGCGAGCCGGAGGAGATCTGTCGGTAGCTGCAGGACTTTGTAGTGAGGCGCTTAAACTGTTACTGGTCCGCGCAGGTAGACGAGATGCTTCGCTCGAGGCAGCGCCGCCTGAAGTCACAGATATGCGAGGCGTTGCTCCGTCTTCAGTTGACGGAGAGTATCCCATCTCTCTAGAGAAATAAATTGATTAGGTCATATCTTTCTGGACACTCGATGCGGAGTCTTACAAGCTCATTTCTGTGGGTATCGGGCTCATGCTGGGTATGTTGCCACGACGCGGGTAGGAACACTCCACGCCACGCTTGGTACAGCGTTGACAGGGCCATTGGCCGTCACATTTGACTTTTCGAGACTTGCATAGCATACTGTTGTCATTGTGTTAGCATCCTGTATGTATGGATAGAGGGTTACGAAATACCAGGCGACCAGAGCGTACTCGTTGCGCTTTCGGCGCCCGCCTCGGTTGAATCGCTGGGTATCTGGTACATCGTTTCTGGTGTCAATCGGCTGTGACATGACacttttaacttataaagttgGAGTTGGTATGTTAAGTAGAGTTAGGCTGGGGGTTGCATCGGAGTTATGAAGCGAGTTAGTAGGACGTGCCTTGGATCACGTGAGTAACCCCGCGCAGCATAACCTCGGGGCTCCATTGGCTCTAACGGTACCACAGTCGTTTCACAGACAAGCAAGGCAGCTTTCTTGGTCtaaactttaatatataaaccCGGTTACCATGGTTCGAGTAACTTAGACATTTTAAGCAGTTAATGAGCTCTCTACGTATTCTGTCGCGGTAAACAGCCCCGTTGATGATTTGTAAAATGGACTCGATTCCTAGCAGCATTGCCGTTCTTAAAATATTTTGGGAACCCTCATGCGCATGATTGACTATCTCTACAGCCACTCTCACTTTGCTGTATTCTGGCGCATCACTTCCATCGCTTTGTCCATCAATGCACAGGCTTCCTTCCACGCCGGTCTCAAGCTCACTATCTCCCACCAATTTCGCAGATGCGGCAGCTCAAAGAAGACGACGTCAGCTCCCTTCAAATCAATAAGCTGTGACACCCAAGGCATAGACCATATGTCTACAAGGGTGAAGTTTGCGCCAGCAAGATGTTCGCGGCTAGACAGGATCCCATCCAAGGCTTTCAGGGCGCCATTGAGCTCATTCCAAATATCCTCCAATGTCTTTTTGTCTACTCTGGGAATACCCAGTATTCTGTTGTAAGCGGCAGTTAGCAACGTGATCAACAATAGATCAGTGCGCAAGACTACAACAAGGTTGACTTACGGTTTGACGATGATATCTCCGCAGTATCTCCAAGCTGTAGTGGAAAAATAGCACACTTCCATCGAGGCAGCCTCTTCAAATAAAGCGACGGCTTCGACGTCGCTGATATGCGGCATCAACGAGTTGCCCTGGTTGGAATACGCGGCAGCGATATAACGGGCAATTGCACGGCTTTCTATACAACTTCAGTAAATGTATGGCCCAGAGGGAAGATCAGCTCCGTACCACAGATTTTAAGAGTAGACTCCCCTCGATCGTCCAGCACATATAAGATGGGCACTTTGCCGAAGGGGTGTAATTTGCGGTGTTCAGGAGTCTTGTAGGGAGATTAGCATAATGCAGGGTAGTCATGTCAGTGAAATTGATGGGTCCACGCACCCGGGTCACAAATTTGAGAATGTCAATATGTCTGTATTCCCAGGTAAGACCTTTCTCGAGCAATGCATGCGCGGCGGTAATTGTATATGGCGAGACATAGTCTCCACAGAGTACAAATTTGCGGTCCCTGTAAACGCAGAGTTAGCATGAAATTCTGACGAAAGATGATTTGGGCTGATAGGTAGTGTACATTTGAAAGCAATCCGGCTGAGTAAGTGTGAATTGTTATGGAAGCCAATATGCTATATTCTCTAGTATTATCAGAGATCAATAGTCTAAATTCCGTTTGATAGCTTTACATTTTATGGCGTTATCATTATCGCGATCCGAAAAACAAACCTCCGAGGTTCAAGTCTGGGGTAGGCAGTGTGGGGTATCCAGTTCGGTAGTTCCGAACTCCATTAGTCCGGATTCGGCTAGCCTCCGAGATCCTTCATGTTCTATCTCACGCTTACGCGTTTTGTTTTCGGCCAGGTTCATCTCCTGCCTCTGCTCGGCTCTGTATCTTCGTCAACCTGGGTTTCGGGTTTCGGAAAGTCTTATTACAATTTCCGAGCAACAATCACCGTCTTCGTAGTCAGAGTTGCGAAGTAGAAGCTGTCAAGTTAGAGTTCCATCCCTCGGATAACCCGCTCTTGATCTCGTGCACAATGGAAGTTCCGAGCTTTCTCAACTACCGACTACAGTGGAAACCATGGAACATATCGCCCGAATGTTATCAACAAGCGTTTCATTCATATGTAGTTTAAAAACAATAGGTATCAATGTGTATAATACAGCTTCCAAGTCAATTTAGTTAAAGCAAAAAGCATCATCTAAAACACTCTCGGAACGCTTTTGAACCGATACTTATTATCTTTACTAACCATGAGCCCTGATATCCCTGACTCGCAAGACTTGGCCAACAGGCTAGCTCAGGCCAAAGTGTGGAGTCAGTTCTATCAGAATTATAATCCAGACTACAAAATCTCGGACAAGACTTTTGGTGACCCATGTCAGTCCAGGCTATTCCCTTATGGTTATCTTCATTCCATTCGTGCTGACATATGTTCTGCCAGCCAATCGTAAGATCCGTATCATCGACATAGGCTCAGGTCTTTTCGGTATCAATCTTGCATACTGGATATCTGTCAAGTGCGAGAGCTTTGAGCTCACCGTATTCGAAAAGAGTAGTGAGCTTGGAGGTGTCTGGAACCACAACAGATATCCTGGAGTTGCCTGCGATGTCCCATCTCACGTGTATCAGTATAGTTTTGCACCGAACCCGGATTGGCCTCGATTTCTCAGCCCGTACGTTGAAAGTCTTAGACAGGTTGCTTCGGACTTATGGTGTAGCTAACTGCGCAAAGAGGCAAAGACATCCAGAAGTACCTTCAGAAATGCGCTACCACCTTTGACCTTGAAAAGTATATCAAGTTCCATACCAGGGTCCTGAAGGCTGAATGGCATGCTGAGGGATTCTGGCGCGTCTTTGTTCGGGAAGAGCTACCAAATGGCGACTGTCGAGAGTATCACCAAGATGCCGAGATTTTGGTGAACAACTCTGGAAGTCAACACA
This region includes:
- a CDS encoding alpha/beta hydrolase fold-domain-containing protein; this translates as MAPYLAPEWLEVEKELGGRLVLGGTMENYRAGGEAIAKYIKAHLPPPRDYGLEIVSVEYRLTPAVDIKVVFQDVFDGFSWTYENASKLGGDQRRVFMLGSSCGGTLSLATAHRLIELGREGQLKGVINMAGGTVHEANVPKHLQHLMKSMEENATDAPIIDGQTAKMINASTGLNKHADDEWLFPLLSSHLNKFPSVYLVACGADPLRDDNVAMEHELRSKRVKVKLDMYEGLPHVFWMFPTLSATKTFIGNLLAGIKFILE